In the Mytilus galloprovincialis chromosome 10, xbMytGall1.hap1.1, whole genome shotgun sequence genome, one interval contains:
- the LOC143049772 gene encoding protein meiotic P26-like — protein MVDYLSRYRLYGHGYTSPDIRSSVPSLKELYHDRSPYIFNRRPKAHDCRQESMKDLRDRREWEAWVLAKGLAETRKSTDSLRRKKIEKTEDGIKKPNKLLFNIGLRGRAEGDFHYPRGLAATIDSAILIADTKNHRVQVLNQFGVLMRTFGKRGFKEGQFNEPTGVTELPNCDIAVADKNNRRIQVFSSKGNFKYQFATSHEPFSVSCDKSFNIVVCTCARTIEIYRRGGKLLHNFPLGGFEKTKAGCQICVNNKSEVIVCDTIECLIKYFTYDGRLLYRFTPQPTGEGLSMVPSGICIDRTGDLVVTDALNHTVNVYSERGALLKQAICPADAAGPVQTCAIGEEGHLIVTEFSISGPHCVKIFRFRSCYCHITRPGSSKRRTPTPKFDKDGLTIPFS, from the exons ATGGTGGACTATCTGTCCCGTTACAGACTATACGGTCATGGATATACTTCACCGGATATCCGTTCCAGTGTGCCATCGTTAAAGGAGCTGTATCATGACCGATCTCCGTATATATTTAATCGAAGGCCAAAGG CACATGACTGTCGACAAGAATCCATGAAAGATTTAAGAGATCGTCGGGAATGGGAAGCATGGGTATTAGCTAAAGGATTGGCTGAAACTAGGAAAAGTACCGACAGCTTAAGAAGGAAGAAAATAGAGAAAACAGAGGATGGCATTAAAAA GCCAAATAAATTATTGTTCAATATTGGGTTACGAGGCAGAGCCGAAGGAGATTTTCACTACCCACGAGGCTTGGCAGCAACCATAGATTCCGCTATTTTGATAGCAGACACAAAGAATCACAGAGTTCAAGTTTTAAACCAGTTTGGCGTATTAATGCGGACTTTCGGTAAGCGCGGTTTTAAAGAGGGACAGTTCAACGAACCAACCGGAGTAACTGAATTACCGAACTGCGACATTGCAGTAGCCGATAAAAATAACAGACGGATACAGGTTTTTTCTTCGAAAGGAAATTTTAAATACCAATTTGCGACTTCACACGAACCGTTTAGTGTTTCTTGTGATAAAAGTTTCAATATAGTCGTGTGTACATGTGCTCGAACGATAGAAATCTACAGAAGAGGAGGGAAACTTTTGCACAATTTCCCCCTCGGGGGATTCGAAAAGACTAAAGCAGGTTGCCAAATATGTGTGAACAATAAGTCTGAAGTTATAGTTTGTGATACGATTGaatgtttaattaaatattttacatatgacGGCAGACTCTTGTATAGATTTACACCCCAACCTACGGGAGAAGGGTTATCAATGGTCCCATCAGGAATATGCATCGACAGAACCGGTGATCTTGTTGTTACAGACGCTCTTAACCATACCGTTAATGTTTATTCTGAACGAGGAGCGTTACTGAAACAAGCTATTTGTCCTGCTGATGCAGCCGGCCCTGTACAGACATGCGCAATAGGCGAGGAAGGTCACTTGATTGTGACAGAATTCAGTATTTCTGGACCACATTGTGTCAAAATTTTCCGGTTCAGGTCATGTTATTGTCACATAACACGTCCTGGATCTAGTAAGCGCAGGACGCCGACGCCAAAATTTGATAAAGATGGACTGACAATCCCGTTTTCTTAA
- the LOC143049771 gene encoding uncharacterized protein LOC143049771: MLLIWIAVLIIIGHVGSSPFGPVYPITAAVFRNRYSDVEWNETLDQFKNVGGDTVIFRAPALEVRTKSSLDNDPDYSTCGSSFVGSSCYDTATQDLTGKGLNVTAVITYSNDENYGTSILSCPGYDKRLNSATNKIYNRIVLPLLPVSGNCSFPKGSKVVVLLSVFSGGDPHEVLLKSAASRNISVLLGLPAKQEQTSISALNLMPAYLAWIERVLEDHKNRYSPSMYKTILGYYSRDEILLSNIELPSIQFYKVIASTVHGFGKKILVSANIDLSRLTLNKTIADHVQGFSKLSDRKSANIDFIAVHEGRGYGRGGLYWPTQVEQPINASDTKLMQILQRRHPMVKPNVTFGEVFTGSIQELFQGLNNYRVLNKDTSDLWLLLEAEEDLIDDVCLPVDTKASGNSDPIDRTSKSRLDRSLSATGAAVQKVMAFAYDPEFTCTTKSQTVPLVEEISTDSGRPIISNCSFHSSANRSVVVIGYNLDGETQGFQVDWPDRDGKQHQDHVNGYYFELDYGEQHGLIPSLEYTQLYDPYDVITLADHGYVNVKAIGSYHGCSFVFDYRQTSLSDNDTYVL; this comes from the exons ATGTTACTTATATGGATAGCGGTTCTTATTATCATCGGCCATGTTGGATCCTCACCATTCGGCCCCGTCTATCCAATTACTGCTGCCGTTTTTCGAAACAGATATTCTGATGTAGAATGGAATGAAACTCTAGATCAATTCAAGAATGTAGGTGGTGATACCGTTATTTTCCGAGCACCTGCTTTGGAAGTTCGGACAAAATCTAGCCTTGACAACGACCCGGATTATTCAACTTGTGGGTCTTCGTTCGTGGGGTCAAGTTGTTACGACACTGCTACTCAAGATTTGACTGGAAAGGGATTAAATGTTACTGCTGTTATAACCTACAGTAACGACGAAAACTACGGAACGTCCATTCTTAGTTGTCCTGGATATGACAAACGACTTAACAGTGCAACCAACAAAATATACAACAGAATAGTTCTACCTTTACTTCCAGTGAG CGGCAACTGTTCTTTCCCAAAAGGCAGTAAAGTTGTGGTATTGCTGTCAGTGTTCTCAGGAGGGGATCCTCATGAAGTATTACTCAAAAGTGCTGCCAGTCGGAACATCTCGGTTTTATTAGGACTTCCGGCCAAACAGGAGCAGACATCCATTTCAGCACTTAATCTCATGCCAGCATATCTGGCTTGGATAGAACGTGTTTTAGAAGACCACAAAAATAGATATTCTCCGTCTATGTACAAAACAATACTAGGTTATTATTCCCGTGATGAAATTCTTCTCAGTAATATCGAATTGCCTTCGATTCAGTTTTATAAGGTAATAGCCAGTACCGTTCATGGCTTTGGGAAGAAGATTCTCGTATCGGCGAACATAGATCTAAGTCGCCTAACTCTAAACAAGACTATTGCAGACCATGTACAAGGATTTTCTAAATTGTCTGACCGAAAATCGGCAAATATTGACTTCATTGCTGTACACGAAGGCCGAGGTTATGGTCGAGGTGGATTATATTGGCCGACGCAAGTAGAACAACCAATAAACGCTTCGGATACAAAACTTATGCAAATCTTACAACGACGTCATCCAATGGTAAAACCAAATGTAACATTCGGCGAAGTATTCACTGGAAGCATACAAGAG TTATTCCAAGGTCTTAACAACTACAGAGTTCTGAACAAGGATACATCTGATCTGTGGCTATTATTGGAAGCAGAAGAAGACTTGATTGACGATGTTTGTCTCCCAGTGGATACTAAAGCGTCTGGTAATTCTGATCCAATCGACAGAACCAGTAAATCTAGACTTGATCGTTCCCTGTCGGCTACTGGTGCAGCAGTGCAGAAGGTTATGGCGTTTGCTTACGATCCAGAGTTTACGTGTACAACAAAGAGCCAAACAGTTCCATTGGTGGAGGAGATATCAACAGATTCTGGTAGACCAATCATTAGCAACTGCTCTTTTCATTCTTCTGCTAACAGATCCGTAGTGGTGATTGGGTACAATCTTGACGGTGAAACACAGGGTTTTCAG gTCGACTGGCCAGATCGGGATGGCAAGCAACACCAGGACCATGTAAATGGATACTATTTTGAATTAGACTATGGTGAGCAGCATGGACTAATTCCGTCTCTGGAATATACACAACTGTATGACCCGTATGACGTGATAACATTGGCCGACCACGGATACGTTAATGTTAAAGCAATTGGAAGTTACCATGGTTGCAGTTTTGTTTTTGACTATCGACAAACCAGTCTGAGCGACAATGACACTTATGTActctga